Below is a genomic region from Thermodesulfobacteriota bacterium.
GCGAATATGACAAGATCATTGAAATGGCGATGAAAGGGCATTAATCATGGAAAGATGTAGGATGGTATTTTCAGGTTCAGGAGGCCAGGGGGTAATCACCGCCGCAATCATACTTGCCGAAGCTGCCGTGCTATACGAAGATCTGATTGCAGTTCAGTCTCAGGTTTACGGGCCTGAGGCCAGGGGCGGTGCAACCCGTAGTGACATCATTATCTCTGATTCAAAAATAAATTATCCAAAGGTGATCCAGCCCAATGTGCTGGTTTGTCTCACCCAGGAAGCGTATAATAAGTTTTATCCCATAATCAGGCCCGGTGGGCTTTTAATTACAGACAGCCGCTATGTAAAGACACAGAGAAAAGCGGATGCCATGCAAAGAGAACTTCCCATGTATGAGACGGTGGTGGAAAAAATAGGCAAACCGATTGTGTTTAATATTTTTATGCTGGGTGTGGTGATAAGTATGACGCAGCTTGTAAAATCGGAATCGATTATGAAGATTCTTGAAACCAGGATTCCTTCCGGTTTTTTAGAGATGAACAGGCAGGCCCTTAATTTTGGAATAGCGATGGGGGATAAGTTTAGCAGCTGATTTTAATCAATTTTAGAATATTTTTCCCACATATCTTTTCCAGATCTTTTTCAGCTATTCCCATGTTTTTTATCTGATCAAGCTGACTGCCGGGCATACCGAATGGATAATCACTACCGAAGACAAGCCTATCCGGGCCGTATCTGCCAAGAAAATTTATAATTTCAAACCTTCCAG
It encodes:
- a CDS encoding 2-oxoacid:acceptor oxidoreductase family protein, which translates into the protein MERCRMVFSGSGGQGVITAAIILAEAAVLYEDLIAVQSQVYGPEARGGATRSDIIISDSKINYPKVIQPNVLVCLTQEAYNKFYPIIRPGGLLITDSRYVKTQRKADAMQRELPMYETVVEKIGKPIVFNIFMLGVVISMTQLVKSESIMKILETRIPSGFLEMNRQALNFGIAMGDKFSS